The Deinococcus wulumuqiensis R12 genome has a window encoding:
- a CDS encoding transposase: protein MGLMAILQHVLSAVPLRKTQRKFLTVLLSVFLAVPGRLNALNLSRYAACSESRIRRWLHRSDAGAIPWGPLHRATVSTAIESGLISPLCVLAIDASFHRKTGQQTAHLGSFWNGCAARTERGIEQSCCALIDVQHRQAFTVDVRQTRTGSDAPSRLAQAADQLDDVLLDLRTIQQLELAAVVADGNYAKELIVETVTEHGLPFISRFPHNANLKYLYTGEHSRRRGRKKKFDGKVDFSGLRHFNLVSETSNERVWTQVVWSVQWAREVRAVVIQQIGKKGQAIGYAVLFSTAVTMPAHEVIALYRSRFEIELIFRDAKQFLGSQDVQLRSQPGIEAHWNVVLLTLNLCRLEALRAAEGGQNLVFSLEDMKRRAYNALLAQVILSKLDLSARFEELEHLPSSPLNFGLKAA, encoded by the coding sequence ATGGGTCTGATGGCCATCCTACAGCACGTTCTCAGCGCGGTCCCGCTGCGTAAGACGCAGCGGAAGTTCTTGACCGTGCTGCTCAGCGTTTTTCTCGCTGTTCCTGGACGGCTGAACGCCCTGAATCTCTCCCGATATGCCGCCTGCTCGGAGAGTAGGATTCGTCGTTGGCTACACCGCAGTGACGCCGGGGCCATTCCCTGGGGCCCGTTACACCGAGCGACGGTCAGCACGGCCATCGAGAGTGGGCTGATCAGCCCACTCTGCGTGCTGGCCATTGACGCCTCTTTTCACCGCAAAACCGGTCAGCAGACTGCCCACCTCGGCTCGTTCTGGAATGGCTGTGCTGCACGAACCGAACGTGGGATCGAGCAATCCTGCTGTGCCCTGATTGATGTCCAGCACCGACAGGCGTTCACGGTTGATGTTCGTCAGACCCGAACCGGATCTGATGCCCCGAGCCGTCTGGCACAGGCCGCCGACCAGCTGGATGACGTGTTGCTTGATCTCCGGACTATCCAACAGCTCGAACTGGCTGCTGTCGTTGCTGACGGGAATTACGCGAAGGAACTGATTGTGGAGACCGTGACGGAGCACGGTCTCCCATTCATCTCCAGATTTCCTCACAACGCCAACCTCAAGTATCTCTATACCGGTGAGCATTCCAGACGGCGTGGACGAAAGAAGAAGTTCGATGGCAAGGTGGACTTCAGCGGCCTGCGGCATTTCAACCTGGTCTCTGAGACGTCAAACGAACGGGTGTGGACGCAAGTGGTCTGGAGTGTGCAGTGGGCGCGGGAAGTACGCGCAGTCGTCATTCAGCAGATCGGCAAAAAGGGTCAGGCCATCGGCTACGCGGTGCTGTTCAGCACCGCTGTGACCATGCCCGCTCATGAGGTCATTGCGCTGTACCGGAGTCGCTTTGAGATCGAACTGATCTTCCGGGATGCCAAGCAATTCCTGGGAAGCCAGGATGTGCAATTGCGGTCACAGCCAGGCATTGAGGCGCATTGGAACGTGGTCTTGCTGACCCTGAACCTCTGTCGCCTTGAGGCCCTGCGAGCAGCAGAGGGCGGACAGAATCTGGTGTTCAGTCTCGAAGACATGAAACGCAGGGCGTATAACGCCCTGCTGGCCCAAGTGATTTTGTCCAAGTTGGATCTCTCGGCCCGCTTTGAAGAATTAGAACATCTGCCGTCCAGTCCGCTAAATTTCGGCCTCAAAGCCGCCTAA
- a CDS encoding acyl-CoA dehydrogenase family protein, producing the protein MDFTLTDEQRQLQQLARDFTRKEIIPIAAEYDQKEELPWQVVEKAFEVGLLNASIPEHAGGLGLGMLDETLIAEEIGYGCMGVYTILMASELGITPILVGGTEEQQKRFLGPLTEKAGLAAFALSEPNNGSDAAGMHTTAYLDGDEWVINGTKMWISNGGVAEITVVFATTDKQGGHRATVALVVPKDAPGFTWNKIKHKMGQRASLTSELVFENVRVPKENQLGGLGDGFKIAMKTLDKTRIPVASGSVGLARRAMEESIKYAKEREAFGTPIAQFQAIQFKLAEMAMGIETGRLMAQKAAWLVDQGLPHGFESAIAKAYCSEMAFNAANEAIQVHGGYGYVGEYPVEKLLRDVKLNMIYEGTNEIQRVVISRNLLK; encoded by the coding sequence ATGGATTTCACCCTGACCGACGAACAGCGCCAACTGCAACAGCTCGCCCGCGACTTTACCCGCAAGGAAATCATTCCGATTGCCGCCGAGTACGACCAGAAGGAAGAACTGCCCTGGCAGGTCGTGGAAAAGGCCTTCGAAGTGGGCCTGCTCAACGCCTCCATTCCCGAGCACGCGGGCGGCCTGGGTCTGGGCATGCTCGACGAAACCCTGATTGCCGAGGAGATCGGTTACGGCTGCATGGGCGTCTACACCATCCTGATGGCGTCCGAACTCGGCATCACCCCGATTCTGGTCGGCGGCACCGAGGAACAGCAAAAGCGTTTCCTGGGGCCGCTGACCGAGAAAGCGGGCCTGGCCGCCTTCGCGCTGTCCGAACCCAACAACGGCTCCGACGCCGCCGGGATGCACACCACCGCTTACCTCGACGGTGACGAGTGGGTCATCAACGGCACCAAGATGTGGATTTCCAACGGCGGCGTGGCCGAAATCACCGTCGTGTTCGCCACCACCGACAAGCAGGGCGGGCACCGCGCCACCGTCGCGCTGGTCGTGCCGAAAGACGCCCCTGGCTTTACCTGGAACAAGATCAAGCACAAGATGGGCCAGCGGGCCAGCCTGACCAGCGAACTGGTCTTCGAGAATGTCCGCGTGCCCAAGGAAAACCAGCTCGGCGGCCTGGGCGACGGCTTCAAGATTGCCATGAAGACGCTCGACAAGACCCGCATTCCCGTCGCTTCCGGCTCGGTGGGGCTGGCCCGCCGCGCGATGGAAGAAAGTATCAAGTACGCCAAGGAGCGCGAAGCGTTCGGCACCCCTATCGCCCAGTTCCAGGCCATTCAGTTCAAGCTGGCCGAAATGGCGATGGGCATCGAGACCGGGCGCCTGATGGCCCAGAAAGCCGCGTGGCTGGTGGACCAGGGCCTGCCCCACGGCTTCGAGAGCGCCATCGCCAAGGCGTACTGCTCGGAAATGGCCTTCAACGCCGCCAACGAAGCGATTCAGGTACACGGCGGCTACGGCTACGTCGGCGAGTACCCGGTGGAAAAACTGCTGCGCGACGTGAAGCTCAACATGATCTACGAAGGCACCAACGAGATTCAGCGCGTGGTCATCAGCCGCAACCTGCTGAAGTGA
- a CDS encoding acyl-CoA carboxylase subunit beta: MTQPGIELQELIAAMEQRRARVEAGGGAERQQKQREGGKLTARERIERLLDPGSFLESSTFVEHGRNRLMDGIEAPGEGVVTGSGTIGGRQVFVFSQDFTVLGGSLGKMNASKVTKIMDLAAKTGCPVIGLNDSAGARIQEGVDSLSGYGEIFYRNAIYSGSVPQISAILGPCAGGAVYSPALTDFILMSRGSSYMFITGPEVIKSVTREEVTFDTLGGADVHTRKSGVAHLAYEGDEAVIDGIKDLLGYLPQNAREKAPVKPTNDPVSRRNEKLLDIVTPDQRRPYAMQDVVRELVDDGTFLEIQPDWAKNIIVGFACLNGQSVGIVANNPKALSGSLNIDASDKAARFIRTCDCYNVPILTLVDVSGFLPGVQQEYGGIIRHGAKMLYAYAEATVPKVTLITRKSYGGAYLAMNSRDMGADVVYAWPTATVAVMGAEGAANIVYRKDIKDSENPAATRAEKIAEYKEAFDNPYVAAAKGYIDDVIPMEETRERLIKTFEMLRDKEETRPFKKHGNIPL; the protein is encoded by the coding sequence ATGACACAACCCGGCATCGAGTTGCAGGAACTGATCGCTGCGATGGAGCAGCGCCGCGCCAGGGTCGAAGCGGGCGGCGGCGCCGAGCGCCAGCAAAAGCAGCGTGAGGGCGGCAAGCTCACCGCACGTGAGCGCATCGAGCGCCTGCTCGACCCCGGCAGCTTTCTGGAGTCGTCCACCTTCGTCGAGCACGGGCGCAACCGCTTGATGGACGGCATCGAGGCCCCCGGCGAAGGCGTGGTGACCGGCTCAGGCACCATCGGCGGGCGGCAGGTCTTCGTGTTCAGTCAGGACTTCACGGTGCTCGGCGGAAGCCTGGGCAAGATGAACGCCAGCAAGGTCACCAAAATCATGGACCTCGCCGCCAAGACGGGCTGCCCGGTCATCGGCCTGAACGATTCGGCGGGGGCGCGGATTCAGGAAGGGGTGGATTCCTTAAGCGGGTACGGCGAAATCTTTTACCGCAACGCCATCTACTCCGGCAGCGTGCCGCAAATCAGCGCCATCCTCGGCCCCTGTGCGGGCGGCGCGGTCTACAGCCCGGCCCTGACCGATTTCATCCTGATGAGCCGGGGCAGCAGCTACATGTTCATCACCGGCCCCGAGGTCATCAAGTCCGTGACCCGCGAGGAAGTCACCTTCGACACCCTCGGCGGCGCGGACGTGCATACGCGCAAGTCGGGTGTGGCGCATCTCGCCTATGAGGGCGACGAGGCGGTCATCGACGGCATCAAGGACCTGCTCGGCTACCTGCCGCAAAACGCCCGCGAAAAGGCTCCGGTCAAGCCGACCAACGACCCGGTCAGCCGCCGCAACGAGAAACTGCTCGACATCGTGACGCCTGACCAGCGCCGGCCCTACGCCATGCAGGACGTGGTGCGGGAACTGGTGGACGACGGCACGTTTCTGGAAATCCAGCCGGACTGGGCCAAGAACATCATCGTGGGGTTTGCCTGTCTGAATGGTCAAAGCGTGGGCATCGTCGCCAACAACCCCAAGGCGCTGTCGGGGTCGCTCAACATCGACGCTTCCGACAAGGCCGCCCGCTTTATTCGCACCTGCGACTGCTACAACGTGCCGATTCTGACGCTGGTGGACGTGTCGGGCTTCCTGCCCGGTGTGCAGCAGGAGTACGGCGGCATCATCCGGCACGGCGCCAAGATGCTGTATGCCTACGCCGAGGCCACCGTTCCCAAGGTCACCCTGATTACCCGCAAGAGCTACGGCGGCGCGTACCTCGCCATGAACAGCCGCGACATGGGGGCCGACGTGGTCTACGCCTGGCCGACCGCCACCGTCGCCGTGATGGGTGCGGAGGGTGCGGCCAACATCGTCTACCGCAAGGACATCAAGGACTCGGAAAACCCGGCGGCCACCCGCGCCGAGAAGATTGCCGAGTACAAGGAAGCCTTCGACAACCCCTACGTCGCGGCGGCCAAGGGGTATATCGACGACGTGATTCCGATGGAGGAGACCCGCGAGCGCCTCATCAAGACCTTCGAGATGCTGCGCGACAAGGAAGAAACGCGGCCCTTCAAGAAGCACGGGAACATTCCGCTCTGA
- a CDS encoding YsnF/AvaK domain-containing protein has product MTGRDNDEMRVLHGNTETAETRQAETSLGALNAEGTRLGTESEVGRLQLLEERAQVQVLREGIGQVQVRKVLRERQEMVPVTLSTEVLEIVVTPVAQGAAAHAAAGSVTEGGAMGQGVSQILIDGKPLQVGQSYEIPLTEERVQVVKQVYPISEVLIRKQAQSTTHQETVMLRHEELEVLDEQGLARFVDDLPGTDDTRR; this is encoded by the coding sequence ATGACCGGAAGAGACAACGACGAAATGCGCGTGCTGCACGGCAACACTGAAACGGCTGAAACTCGGCAGGCTGAAACCTCACTGGGCGCCCTGAACGCGGAAGGCACCCGCCTGGGTACGGAGAGCGAAGTGGGCCGCCTGCAACTGCTGGAGGAGCGGGCGCAGGTTCAGGTGCTGCGCGAGGGCATCGGTCAGGTGCAGGTGCGCAAGGTGCTGCGCGAACGGCAGGAGATGGTTCCGGTCACCCTGAGCACCGAAGTGCTGGAAATCGTGGTGACGCCAGTTGCACAGGGCGCGGCGGCTCACGCGGCCGCAGGCTCGGTCACCGAAGGCGGCGCCATGGGCCAGGGCGTCAGCCAGATTCTGATCGACGGCAAGCCGCTGCAAGTCGGCCAGTCGTACGAGATTCCCCTGACCGAGGAGCGGGTGCAGGTCGTCAAGCAGGTCTACCCGATCAGCGAAGTGCTCATCCGCAAGCAGGCGCAGAGCACCACCCACCAGGAAACCGTCATGCTGCGGCACGAAGAACTCGAAGTGCTCGACGAGCAGGGCCTGGCGCGGTTCGTGGATGACCTGCCCGGCACCGACGACACCCGGCGCTGA
- a CDS encoding DUF2382 domain-containing protein translates to MTQASLIRLSELNNDAQYNLNDSSVYNPVGATAYGVNGDKIGTVRDALVEPETGRIRYFLVDVGGWFSSKEVLVPVGYGRVDDSGVYFDSLTKDQVGGMSEYRADQAYSAEMMDTDERVLRGNQSEAEYHQRAYQTPDRLQLLEERLVVNKDRFKAGSVQIGKRIETRQETVSVPLQREEVVIERHAVTDGRAVEGAVLGEGHQTMSVDLEAERANISKQAYVTEEVSVGKRAVTETQQVTETVGREVLDVNQTGDVRTTEGTALTDDTTKRNI, encoded by the coding sequence ATGACGCAAGCCAGCCTGATCCGTCTGTCCGAACTCAACAACGACGCCCAGTACAACCTCAACGACAGCTCCGTGTACAACCCCGTCGGCGCCACCGCCTACGGCGTGAACGGCGACAAGATCGGCACCGTGCGTGACGCCCTGGTCGAACCCGAAACCGGCCGCATCCGCTACTTCCTCGTGGACGTCGGCGGCTGGTTCAGCAGCAAGGAAGTCCTCGTGCCCGTGGGCTACGGCCGCGTGGACGACAGCGGCGTGTACTTCGACAGCCTGACCAAGGACCAGGTCGGCGGCATGAGCGAGTACCGCGCCGACCAGGCCTACAGCGCCGAAATGATGGACACCGACGAGCGCGTGCTGCGCGGCAACCAGAGCGAAGCCGAGTACCACCAGCGCGCCTACCAGACCCCTGACCGCCTCCAGCTGCTCGAAGAGCGTCTGGTCGTGAACAAGGACCGCTTCAAGGCGGGCAGCGTCCAGATCGGCAAGCGCATCGAAACCCGCCAGGAAACCGTCTCGGTGCCCCTGCAGCGTGAAGAAGTCGTCATCGAGCGTCACGCCGTCACCGATGGCCGCGCCGTCGAAGGCGCCGTGCTGGGCGAAGGCCACCAGACCATGAGCGTGGACCTCGAAGCCGAGCGTGCCAACATCAGCAAGCAGGCCTACGTGACCGAAGAAGTCAGCGTCGGCAAGCGTGCCGTCACCGAAACCCAGCAGGTCACCGAGACCGTGGGCCGCGAAGTGCTCGACGTCAACCAGACCGGCGACGTGCGCACCACCGAAGGCACCGCCCTGACCGACGACACCACCAAGCGCAACATCTGA